TCTGCGCCTCCGCCCAGACCCCGATCAACCCGCTGGAGCGACGACTCATCCGGCGACCTCCCCACCCCCGGGGGCCAGCGATGCCGAGCCCCTCTTCACATGTCCCACACATGCGGAAAGGCCAGTGTCCCGGAGGGGGCCGGTGAAGGACACCGTTTCGGGCGGAGCCGCGCGGTCGGTCCGAACCGACGCCCGGTCCTCAGCTTCGGCAGGCAAGGGAAAAGGCCAGGTCAGAGGTGACCTGGCCTTTACTGGAGCCGCCTGTCGGAATCGAACCGACGACCTGAATATTACAAGTATCCCGCTCTTCCAACTGAGCTAAGGCGGCGCCGCGCACTCAACGCCGTACGCGGAGGCCTCCACACTCTACACAGAGCCCCATCCACCGATCCACGAAGTTGCCGGCTCCCGTGACCTCTCGGCCACCAGTTCGTTGAACGGACTGGCATGCCGTTGTGAAGATCGGACTGTAGGGAGGGGTTATGGCGGACTCACCGGAGAAGCCTGTTCGCGTCACGGGCGCTGAAGCCAAGCGCATCAAACGCGATGGCCTGGGCATCGCCGACCGGCGCAAGCACCACTCCCGCCCGGCCACGCCGATGAAGCGGCGGGCCAAGGAGTCCGGTACTCAGCAGCGGGTGTACCGCTTCCGCTTCTACCCGACGCCGATGCAGGCCGAGCAGCTGGAGCAGACCTTCGGCGCCTGCCGCTGGGTCTACAACGAGGGTCTGGCATTGCGATCAGGCGCCTGGGAGCAGCACCGGGTGTCGGTCGGTTTCGCGGAGACGTGCCGGGCTCTGACCGGCTGGCGACGGTCCGACGCGACGTCGTGGCTGCGGGACGTGTCCTCGACGGTGCTGCAGCAGGCCCTACGGCATCTGGAGGGGGCGTACAGCCGCTTCTTCAAGGGAACGGCGACATATCCGAAGCGGAAGAAGAAGCACCGCTCGCGGGATTCGGCGACGTACGTCCGGACCGGTTTCCGGTGGGTCGAGGATCCGGAGCGGCCGGGCACCGGGCTGGTGACGCTCGCGAAGCAGCCGACCCCGCTGGATGTCCGGTGGTCGCGTGCGCTGCCGGGCGGGCAGGTGCCCGTGAAGCTGACGGTGACGCGGGACCGCGCGGGCCGGTACTTCCTCTCCGTACTCGTCGAGGAGCGCATCCTGCCGCTTCCTGCGGCATTCCTGCCCGGCGGAGAGCCGAAGGCGGTCGGGCTGGACCTCGGTCTGGCGGCGCTCGTGACGCTGGACGACGGCACGAAGCTGGACCATCCCCGGCTGCTGAAGAAGTACGCGGACGAGCTGGCACGGAAGCAGCGCGAGCTGCACCGCAAGAAGAAGGGATCGAAGAACAGAGAGAAGGCCAGGAAGCGGATCGCCCGGCTGTACGTGCTCATCGGTGATGTCCGCAGGGACATGCTGGATCAGTTCACCACCCGCCTCGTGCGCGAGAACCAAGTGCTCGTGGTGGAGGACCTGTGCATCGCCAATCTGATGCGGCCGACGGTCGGGAAGGGACGGCGGCGAAAGGCCAGACTGAACCAGGCGATCCGCGATGCCGCGTGGGGTGAGCTGCTCCGGCAGTTGCGCTACAAGTGCGAGTGGTACGGCCGGACGCTGGTGATCGTGGACCGCTTCTTTCCGTCCACACGGCGCTGCTCCGCCTGCCATACGAAGGGGCCCCGGCTGGATGTGTCGGTACGGGAGTGGACCTGCCCGGAGTGTGGCGTGGTGCACGACCGGGACGAGAACGCGGCGGTGAATCTCCGGGATGAGGGGATGCGACTGTACTGGCTGGTGGCTGCTGCGCTACCGCCGGGCAGAGTGCCACCGTCGGTGATCAGGGCATCGGAGCTGGCAGAGGTCCTGCTGGCTGCGTAGAGGTACGGACCGACGGGCCGTCGGTCCGAAATGCCTGTGGAGCCCGCGTAAGACCGTCCAGGTGTGGCCCATGAGGGCTGTACCGGGGTGGCGATGGGCGCTGAAGCAGGAAACTGCGTACGTGGGGCAGCGGGCCAAAAGGTCGCTGCTCCGCCTGTGCAGGCCAGGCCAAAAGCGCGTTGCTCTGACCCCACCGGGCCAGAGTCGAAAATTCCATCACCGTTCAGCTACTGACAGACCGGACATCGCCAGGTAGCGTCACGGCAGGTTCACCGCAGGTGGACTACACCACTCCCTTACTCGGATCGTCCGGCACGTTCCTGCCGGTGAAGGAGAAACATCACCATGGCCACTGTCACGTTCGACAAGGCGACCCGGACCTACCCGGGCTCCACGAAGCCCGCCGTCGACCAGCTCGAGATCGAGACCGAGGACGGCGAGTTCCTCGTCCTCGTCGGACCCTCCGGCTGCGGCAAGTCGACCTCCCTGCGCATGCTCGCGGGTCTCGAGGACGTCAACGCCGGCTCCATCCGTATCGGCGACCGCGATGTCACGCACCTGCCGCCCAAGGACCGGGACATCGCCATGGTGTTCCAGAACTACGCGCTCTACCCGCACATGTCCGTCGCCGACAACATGGGCTTCGCCCTCAAGATCGCCGGCGTCAACAAGAGCGAGATCCGCAAGAAGGTCGAAGAGGCCGCGAAGATCCTCGACCTCAGCGAGTACCTGGACCGCAAGCCCAAGGCGCTCTCCGGCGGCCAGCGCCAGCGTGTCGCCATGGGCCGCGCCATCGTCCGTGAGCCGCAGGTCTTCCTCATGGACGAGCCGCTGTCGAACCTCGACGCCAAGCTCCGCGTCTCCACCCGTACGCAGATCGCCAGCCTCCAGCGCCGTCTCGGCATCACCACGGTGTACGTCACCCACGACCAGGTCGAGGCCATGACCATGGGCGACCGCGTGGCGGTACTCAAGGACGGTCTGCTCCAGCAGGTCGACTCGCCGCGCAACATGTACGACCGCCCGGCCAACCTCTTCGTCGCCGGCTTCATCGGCTCCCCGGCCATGAACCTCATCGAGGTCCCGATCACCGACGGCGGCGTGAAGTTCGGCAACAGCGTTGTCCCGGTCAACCGCGAGGCCCTGACCGCCGCCGCCGACAAGGGCGACACCACCGTCACGGTCGGCGTCCGCCCCGAGCACTTCGACGTCGTCGAACTGAACGGCTCCGCGGCCGCGGCGTCTCTCTCCAAGGACACCGCGGACGCCCCGGCCGGCCTCGCCGTCTCCGTCAATGTCGTCGAGGAGCTCGGCGCCGACGGTTACGTCTACGGCTCCGCCACGGTCGGCGGCGAGCACAAGGACCTCGTGGTCCGCGTCGGCGGCCGCTCCGTCCCGGACAAGGGCGCCGAGCTGCACGTCGTGCCGCGTCCGGGCGAGATCCACGTCTTCTCGACCTCGACGGGCGAGCGCCTCACCGACTGACGCCACCCCAAGTCACAGGAACGGCCCCGCATTTCGGTGCGGGGCCGTTCCGCATGGTGAGACGTATGTCGACAATACCCCGGCACACCGGTCATTTCGATCCCGTCCGTCAACACCCGATTCGAAAAACATCATCGAACCATCCCCCGCGCGAGTGACTAAATGTCGCCAAATCATCACTGACCGCTACGCTCGCTCGCGTGACCCACACAGCCCGCCGAATCGGCCGCTCTCTCGCTCTCGTTCTGCCCGTCGTCCTGGTGCTCTCCGGAACCCTCGCGGTCACCAGCGTCCCGTGGGCAGGGCAATCCACCGAGTCGCAGATGCTCACCGCCTCCTCGCAGAACGTCTCCGTGCGCGCCAAGTCCCGCGCCCCGCAGGACATTCTGCTCGACCGGCTGCTCGCCGAACTCCAGGAGAAGGACGCGGGCACCGCCCTCACCCACCTCCAGCGCGAGGTCGAGGCGCGCCCGTCGCTCGCCAAGCACTGCATGTCGATCGCCCGCGCCCTCGGCCGCGCCGCCGTCGAGCGCTACGGCCCCACGCGCGCCCAGACCTTCTCCCGCCCCGTCTGCGACCTCTCCTTCGCCACCGGCGTCTCGCAGCAGACCCAGGGGAGCTGACAGCCGGTTTCCGGCCCGCGCCGCATATCGTTCACGGCATGCATACGCCTACGTATCCGACGCAGGCCGTGGTCCTGGCGGGCGGCCAGGGCTCGCGGCTGCGCCCGTACACCGACGACCGCCCCAAGCCGATGGTCGAGATCCCGGGAACCGGGACCCCGATCATCGGCCATCAGCTTGCCTGGCTGGCCGCTGAGGGCGTGACCGACGCCGTCGTCTCCTGCGGTCATCTCGCCGAGGTCCTCCAGCAGTGGCTGGAGAGCGCCGAACTGCCCCTGCGCGTCACCACCGTCGTCGAGACGGAGCCGCTCGGCCGCGGCGGCGGCCTCAAGTACGCCGCCGCCGGCCTGCCGCACCCGGACCAGCCCTGGTACGCCACCAACGGCGACATCTGGACCCGCTTCTCGCTGCGCGAGATGGCCGCCTTCCACGCCGAACGCGACGCCATCGCCACCCTGGCCCTCGCCCGCCCCCGGATCCCCTGGGGAGCCGTCGAGACGGACGCCTTCGGTCACATCACGGACTTCATCGAGTCCCCGCCGTCGCCGTTCCTCATCAATGCCGGTGTGTACGTCTTCTCCGCGGCCTTCACCGAGCTCCTGCCCGACCGGGGCGACCATGAGCGCACCACCTTCCCGCGCCTCGCCCGTGAGCAGCGTCTTGCGGGCTTCCCGCTGCCGCAGGGTGCGTACTGGCGGGCGATCGACACCGCCAAGGACCTCACCGAGGCCGCCAAGGAGCTCGCCGCGCAGGCCCGCTGACCGTCATCGTCCTCCACGCCCGGACACTGGCTCCTGGGCACAGCTCATGGGCTCGGCTCATGGTTACGACGAGAGGGGCGGCCACCGCACATCGCGGTGGCCGCCCCTCTCGTCGCGTACTCAGCCCAGCAGGCCGCCGATCACCCTGCCTCCTCCGGAGCCGCCGTCCCCACCACCACTGCCACCACCACTGGCACCACCACTGCCACCGCCGCTGCCGGTGCCGCCGCTCGACGAGGGACCCGAGCTGCTGGACGGCGGCGGCGCCGGCTCCGACTGCCCGGGCGGCTGCTGCCCCGTGCCCTGCGTCTGGCTCGGCTGTCCGCCCTCGACCCGGCCGGTCTCGCGGACCGTCTCCTCGGACGGCTTGGCCTTCTCGGCCTCGGGAGTGCCGGAGCGGGTCGCGGACGGCGACGGCCTGCCGTCCTCGCCGGGCCTGTTCGCGGAGCTGCTCTCGCCGCCGGGCTCCTCCGGAAGCGGGGACCCGGGAAGGTGGTTGGTCGGGTCCTGGTTCGGCCCCGGCACCGTCACCATGTCCGAGGAACGTACGGCCCCGCCGAGCATCGAGCCGGTCAGCAGCGTGAGACCGACCACGAGCGAGGCGACAACGGTGCCGCGCCGCAGCACGCGCCGGCGCAGCTCCCACAGCTCCGAGCGCGGCCCGAGCTTGCGCCAGGCCTCGCCCGCGAGCCGGCCGTCCGCCGAGTAGACGGGGGCGCCGGCGATGATCAGCGGGGACCAGGCGGCGAGATAGATGATGTCGGGCGCGTCGTACGCCGCTACGGTCTTCCAGTTCACGGTCAGGATCAACGCGGCCGACAGCAGTGCGCCGACGACCGCCGCGACCCGCTGCCAGAGCCCGAGCACGGTGAGCACGCCGACGACCACCTGGAGGAAGGCGACGGTGAGCCCCGCCCCGACCGGGTGGGAGAGCGCGAAGTCGCGCAGCGGCTCGGCGAGTGCCCAGGGGTGCAGCGAGTTGAGCCACTTGACCATGGAGCCGCGTTCGCCGCCGTCGAAGTAGACGGGGTCGCAGAGCTTGCCCATGCCCGCGTAGATGGAGATGAAGCCGAGGAACACCCGGAGCGGCAGGAGCACCACTCCGAGGTTCATCCGGCGCCCGGGGTAGTAGGCGTGCCGCACTGCGTCGGCGCCGTGCCGATGGGCGCGTGCGTCGCCGTCGGTCTGCTCGAACTCCTCGTTCTCCTGCGGCTCCTGGCCGTAGGAGTGGTACGAGTCGTTCGCGCCGACTTCCTGCCGCATCTGCGGCAGCAACGGCCTGCCCGAGTCGCCCGGCCCGCCCGGCGGGCCGACCGTGGGCGTCCGCGTGGTCTGCGCGTCGAGGTCGATCCGCGGGATGACCTGCGTGGCGCCCGTGTCGAAGGAGCCACGGTCGAAGGAGTCCCGGTCGAAGGTGCCGCGCTCCGCGGTGGAGTTGCGTACGGCCTGCAGCAGTCCGGTCGCGCCGACGTCCCCCGGCGCCGACTTGCCGCTCCACACAACGGGAGCCCGCCTGCGCCCCACCGACCCGGCTCCGCCGACGACGGGGATCCGTGCGGCGTCCGCCCGGGTACGTGCGGGGCGCGGGCTCGGGGCGAGCCGCACCCGGAAGCTGGCGTGATTCACGATGACCTGCGCGGGATCGCAGTCCACCTTGACCATGCTCAGCACAGGCTGATCATCGAACCCGGGCCCGGGCGTTCTGGTGTCCACACTCATCTAACCGAGTGACGTGTGTTTAGGACACTGCCCCGACGGGCCCTGTCTGTCCGAGACCCGTCAAGACACCTCATTTCGGTCGGATGGGGTCATGACGACCCTCATGACGACCTCATGACGAACCGCCCCGGGGCCGTCAGCGACGGCGCTTGGCCGCCTCGTACAGCACCACACCCGCCGCGACACCGGCGTTCAGGGACTCCGCGCCACCCGGCATGGGGATCCGGACCAGGTAGTCGCAGGTCTCGCCGACCAGGCGGCCCAGGCCCTTGCCCTCGCTGCCGATGACGATGACGACCGGGCCGCCCAGGGCCTCCAGGTCCTCGACCGTGGCATCGCCGTCCGCCGCCAGGCCCACGACCGTGATGCCGGCCTTCTGGTAGCCCTCCAGCGCGCGGGTCAGGTTGGTGACGCGGGAGACCGGCGTACGGGCCGCCGTGCCCGCCGAGGACTTCCAGGCGCCTGCCGTCATGCCGGCCGCGCGCCGCTCGGGCACGACCACGCCGTGGCCGCCGAAGGCGGAGACGGAGCGGACGATGGCGCCCAGGTTCCGCGGGTCCGTCACCCCGTCGAGGGCGACGATCAGCGGGTCCTCGCCGTTGTCGTACGCGGCGGCCGTGAGGTCCTCCGGGTGCGCGTACTCGTACGGCGGGACCTGGAGGACGAGGCCCTGGTGGTTGAGCCCGTTCGTCATCCGGTCGAGCTCGGGGCGCGGCGCCTCCATCAGGTTGATGTTGCCGCGCTCGCCCGCGAGCTGGAGCGCCTCGCGCACCCGCTCGTCGTTGTCGATGTACTGCTGGACGTACAGCGTGGTCGCCGGGACGCCGTCGCGCAGCGCCTCGAAGACCGGGTTGCGGCCGACGACCATCTCGGACGTGCCCTTGGCGCCACCGCGGCGCGGGGCCGGGCGGCGGGCAGCGGCCTGCCTGGCCTGGGCACCGGCCACGCGGTTCTTCTTGTGTCCCTTGCGCTCGGACGCGGGCGGCGTCGGGCCCTTGCCCTCGAGTCCGCGGCGTCGCTTGCCACCGCTGCCGACCTGCGCGCCCTTCTTGTTGGACGTGCGGCGGTTCCTGCGCTGGCTGTTCCCGGCCATGACCTACCTGTTTCTGTAAAGCTCGCTCAAAAGTATGTACGTAAGTGAAGTGTGCCGCCCAGGCGACCGGGCGGCACATCCTTGTCGGGAGGGCCCGGTGGGTTCAGCGGGGGCCGAGTGTCCACCGCGGGCCGTCAGGACCGTCCTCGATGACCAGACCGGACTGCAGCAGCTGGTCGCGGATGGCGTCTGCGGTCGCCCAGTCCTTGCGCCCGCGGGCCGCCTCGCGCTGCTGCAGCACCAGCCGCACCAGCGTGTCGACGACCCCGTGAAGATCTTCGCTGCGCTCGCCCTCGCCCGCCCAGCGCTCGTCCAGCGGGTCCAGGCCGAGGACACCGAGCATGGCCCGTACCTCGGCCAGCCGGGCGACGGCCGCGTCCTTGTCGTCGGCGGCCAGCGCGGAGTTTCCCTGGCGGACCGTGGTGTGGACGATGGCGAGCGCCTGCGGCACCCCCAGATCGTCGTCCATCGCCTCGGCGAAGACGAGCGGCACCTCGGAGGCCGGCTCGACGACGCCGCCCGCCTTCTCGATCACCCGCTGCACGAAGCCCTCGATCCGCGCGAACGCGGACTCGGCCTCGCGCAGGGCTTCTTCGCTGTACTCGATGGTGGAGCGGTAGTGCGGAGTACCGAGGTAGTAGCGCAGGACGATGGGGCGCCACTGCTTGACCATCTCGGAGACGAGCACCGAGTTGCCGAGCGACTTGGACATCTTCTCGCCGCTGAGGGTGACCCAGTGGTTGTGCACCCAGAAGTTCGCGAAGGCGTCGCCGAACGCCTTGGCCTGGGCGATCTCGTTCTCGTGGTGCGGGAAGATCAGGTCGAGCCCGCCGCCGTGGATGTCGAACGCCTCGCCGAGGTACTTGTGGGCCATCGCCGAGCACTCCAGGTGCCAGCCGGGCCGGCCGCGGCCCCAGGGGGTCTCCCAGCTCGGCTCGCCGGGCTTCGCGGCCTTCCACATGGCGAAGTCGCGGGCGTCACGCTTGCCGGTCTCGCCCTCGCCGGACGGCTGGCGCAGATCGTCCAGGTCCTGGTTGGAGAGTTCGAGGTAGCCGGGGAAGGAGCGCACGTCGAAGTAGACGTTGCCGTCGGCCTCGTACGCGTGACCGCGCTCGATGAGGCCGCGCATCATCTCGACCATCTCGGTGATGTGGCCGGTGGCACGCGGTTCGTACGTGGCCGGCAGGCAGCCGAGCGCGTCGTAGCCGTCGTTGAAGGCGCGCTCGTTCTCGTACCCGATCGTCCACCAGGGGCGGTTCTGTTCCGCGGACTTCCAGATGATCTTGTCGTCGATGTCGGTGACGTTCCGGATGAAGGTCACGTCATAGCCGCGGTACTCGAACCAGCGGCGCATGATGTCGAAATTCAGCCCGGACCTGATGTGCCCGATGTGCGGGGCGGCCTGCACCGTGGCGCCACACAGGTAGATCGAGACACAACCCGGCACGATCGGGGTGAAGTCACGGATCTGCCGGGCGCTGGTGTCGTACAGGCGAATGGTCACGCATCAAGGGTAGTGGCCCGATACCAGTGCCCCGCGACCCTTCCGGCCGCGGGGACACGTTTGTGACCTACGGCCCAGGGCCTGGTGGGATACGACTCGGATTCGACGCGCTGACGGCTCAGATCCTGCCCACGACCTTGCGCGGGATGATCCGGACGACCACCCGCGGAGCGTCGTCGCCTGACGACGGGTTGAATTCCGCGTACTTCTTCCCGGTGTACTTCACCGCCAGTTCGTCGATCAGCTCCTGGCCGCCCTCGTCGACGAGCGTGGCCGTGCCGCGGATCTCGGCGTACGAGTACGGGGCGTCGAAGGGCTGCAGCAGCACCGTCACCCGGGGATCGCGCCGCAGGTTCTGCTCCTTGCGGCGGCCGACGGTCGTCGAGATGAGTACGTGGTCACCGTCCCGCTTCACCCACACAGGGGACACCTGCGGGCTGCCGTCGGGCTGGATCGTCGCGACGGAGACGAACACGGGGCTGTCGAGAAGCGCCTTGAGCTGGTCAGAGAGCACGGCTGACATATCGGCCTTCCTTGCGCGGTGAAGGGACGCGGATAACTGGTACCCGTCCCCGGCCCAACGCACCGCCCCCGCCGGATATTTCGGCGCACGCGCGCCGCACTCGCGCTCGCGCCGCACTCGCGCAACGCCTTTCAGCCGACCCGGACCACCAGCGCCGTGGCGATCGCGGCCAGCCCCTCGGCCCGCCCCGTCAGACCCAGCCCGTCCGTCGTCGTCCCGGACACGGAGACGGGCGCGCCGACCGCCGCGCTCAGCGCCTTCTGGGCCTCGGTGCGCCGCTTGCCGATCTTCGGGCGTACCCCGATGACCTGGACGGCGACATTGCCGATCTCGAAGCCCTCGGCCCGTACGATCCGCGCCGCCTCCGCGAGCAGCGTGACGCCGGAGGCACCGGACCACTGTGGCCGCGAGGTGCCGAAGTGGGCGCCGAGGTCGCCGACGCCGGCGGCCGAGAAGAGCGCGTCACAGGCGGCGTGCGCGGCGACGTCGCCGTCGGAGTGCCCGGCGAGACCGTCCTCGCCCTCCCAGAGCAGACCCGCGCACCACAGCTCACGTCCCGCCTCGAAGGCGTGCACGTCCGTGCCGATCCCGACCTGGGGAATCCGCGGCTCAGAAGCCATCGTTGGCCCTCCTCCTGGCAAGGACCGCCTCGGCGAGTACGAGATCGAGCGGCCGGGTCACCTTGAACGCCTCTTCATGGCCCGGTACGACCACGACGGGCGCGCCGAGCCGCTCGACCAGGCCGGCGCAGTCGGTCGCGCCCTCGCCATTGACCGCGACCGTCTCGTGCGCGCGCACCAGCGTGTCCCGGTCGAAGCCCTGCGGGGTCTGCACGGAGCGCAGCCGGGCCCGCTCGGGCGTCGCGACGACCGGTTCGGCCTCGCCCTTCGCCTGCGGCTCGACCTCCTTGACGGTGTCCGCGAGCGGCAGCGCCGGTACGACGGCCGGGGCCCCGTTCCGTACGGCTTCGATGACCGCGTCCACGGTGTCGACGGGCACCAGCGGGCGGGCCGCGTCATGGACCAGGACGACGTTGATGTTGTCCGCAAGCGCGTCGAGCCCGAGCCGTACGGACTCCTGCCGGGTGTCGCCACCCGCCACGACCAGGTAGTCGGTCCGCTCGGGCAGGGCGTGCTCGTCAAGGAGGTTCTTCACCTCGAAGGCGCCGTCCGGCGGGGCCACCACCACGACGAGCGAGACGGCACGGGAGGCCGCCATGGCGCGTACCGCGTGGATCAGCATCGGGGTGCCGTTCAGCGTGCGGAGCGCCTTGGGGACTCCCGGGCCGAGCCGTACACCCCGGCCGGCCGCGGGAATCACCGCGGCGGTGCGGTACGGGCGCGATTCATCTGACATCGGTTGCACTCCGGCAGGTTTGTTTCCTTGGCCGACATGGGTATGGCCTCAGCGTGCCGGGCGCGACGCCTTGACCGGACCCTTCCGTGACAATCGGTCAGCGCCAGCCGTCCGGGCCCGGCACGCCAAGAGATCGGCGCACGTGTGCTGTGGGCTGGAGATGAGCATGCCGCAGCGCCCGGCGACAGGACTGTTTTCACAGCATGTCAGCGGGCACCGCGGCATTGTCGTGCCTGTGATGCGTCAGGACGCGAGGACCTCGTCGAGCAGAGCCTCGGCCTTGTCTTCGTTGGTGTTCTCCGCGAGGGCGAGCTCGCTCACCAGGATCTGGCGCGCCTTGGCGAGCATCCGCTTCTCACCAGCGGAAAGCCCACGCTCACGCTCACGACGCCACAGGTCACGCACCACTTCGGCGACCTTGATGACATCGCCGGAGGCGAGCTTTTCGAGATTTGCCTTGTAGCGACGGGACCAGTTCGTCGGCTCTTCTGCATACGGTGCGCGCAGCACCTCGAAGACCCGGTCCAGCCCGTCCTGACCAACCACATCGCGTACGCCGACGAACTCCGCATTGTCTGCCGGTACACGAACCGTCAAGTCGCCCTGGGCGACCTTGAGCACCAAGTAGGTCTTGTCCACGCCTTTGATCTGGCGAGTTTCGATGGCCTCGATCAGCGCGGCCCCGTGATGGGGATAGACCACGGTGTCGCCAACCTTGAACGTCATGTGACAGGTACCCCTTCCGTGGCTATCCAGAGTAACACGAGAACCGCTTGTTCTGAATGGCGTTTTCGCAGGTCAGGGCATATCTCGGGGCTTGACAACAGCAACACGAACGTGCTGCGGACGGCTTCCGGAGGGGGGTATTCGCAGGTCGGAGCGGCTGCGCGGGTGGGCAGAAACGCGCACGTTACACACAGTGAAACCCCCTCCCGAGTGACCGAACGTCCCGATTTGCCGGGTTCTAAGTGGTGAACTTCCCGTACTCCGTTCGGCGGTCGGTCACCCGTACGGGCGCACGTGCCGGCGAATCCGGAATTGATCTACGACAAGTATTCGTAAGGAATGTGTGGCGGCCGGGGGAATTGATCACCGCCGTTATGCGAGCGGCGTACGAAACGGGGAGATCGGACGGTCTCTCGGGTCGGCTGCCGGATCACCAGTTGGGTCGCCTGTCGGGTCAACTCCGGGGTCGGCTCTCGGCGTGGCGCGTGTGGCGCCGCGCAGGGCGGCGGGCGGTCGGGGCCGCGGAAGGGGCGGGTCGGGTGCGGGCGGGCATGGTGACTCGGTAACCTGAGCGCGGCTGACACTCACTTAGCCGATCTTCGAATCAGTTCACCGCCCGTCCGTAGCCAGTCCCGTACGTTCTAGGAGATGCCGCCGCCGTGAGCCGCAGCCTTCGACGCGGCGCCCTCGCCGCCACTGCCATCGTGTTCTCGATCGCCTCGCTCTCGGCCTGTGCTGCGGGCAATGACGCGCAGACCCTCGGCGTCAGGCCGGACAATGCCGAGACGTCGGTCGACAACATCAAGATCCAGAACGCCACGGTGATCGCCCAGCCGGAGCTCACCGCGGAGGGCCCCGCGGTCATCTCCGCGACGGTCTTCAACAACGACAACGAGCAGCAGACCATCGACGCGATCACGCTGCCGGGCACGAACGCGCAGGTGAAGCTCTCCCCGGCCACGGGCTCCGGCCCGATCACGGTG
The Streptomyces lunaelactis genome window above contains:
- a CDS encoding CarD family transcriptional regulator, translated to MTFKVGDTVVYPHHGAALIEAIETRQIKGVDKTYLVLKVAQGDLTVRVPADNAEFVGVRDVVGQDGLDRVFEVLRAPYAEEPTNWSRRYKANLEKLASGDVIKVAEVVRDLWRRERERGLSAGEKRMLAKARQILVSELALAENTNEDKAEALLDEVLAS
- the ispD gene encoding 2-C-methyl-D-erythritol 4-phosphate cytidylyltransferase, whose translation is MSDESRPYRTAAVIPAAGRGVRLGPGVPKALRTLNGTPMLIHAVRAMAASRAVSLVVVVAPPDGAFEVKNLLDEHALPERTDYLVVAGGDTRQESVRLGLDALADNINVVLVHDAARPLVPVDTVDAVIEAVRNGAPAVVPALPLADTVKEVEPQAKGEAEPVVATPERARLRSVQTPQGFDRDTLVRAHETVAVNGEGATDCAGLVERLGAPVVVVPGHEEAFKVTRPLDLVLAEAVLARRRANDGF